A DNA window from Caretta caretta isolate rCarCar2 chromosome 7, rCarCar1.hap1, whole genome shotgun sequence contains the following coding sequences:
- the ITPRIP gene encoding inositol 1,4,5-trisphosphate receptor-interacting protein isoform X1, translating into MFTRVPTLGIVEGIAMPAGIFRVCLVVITAIVNHPLLFPKENATVPEYAEDIIQKMKVHEENLRLEQLRLEQEIARQEATLKTLEKATETEEQNNKEPLPWDLWSAMSMVIFLLIELWRQDYQDGNWQESACEEDDMAVLGKAFKGVALPDKAALANFYERCILGATGDMARKRELVEGFADDLLEALRSVCNRDADMEVEESIGVGSMYENWRVHKPLVCDLIVPFTPPEPYCFRSQTWCSRESVPPDKQGYGTIKVCRADEDAAGCICGKTKLGEDMLCLLHSQTNQTTRSGEMEDLLCCKNTQYLDADQVMKWFQIAITKSWNKISHKYEFDLTFNLLDSPGALKIKFRSGKSIAFHLTPVVQCEDSDAYFISHFPRSSLMADPVASTDWFVTFAVYERRFIHSISKKLPASACHLSCLQILSFLHGKQCSLTGPSSLTNYHLKTVMLHLLQTRPYQDWASENLEVRLQDMLKFLEKSLQEKKLCHFFIGNRKVPEVLNFPVVFQKAEPLNLFRPFVLHRDAYRKTVDTFHEMLKNASALINEYTVHIPSVGHTNMLHKESL; encoded by the exons ATGTTTACTAGGGTACCGACCCTGGGCATTGT GGAAGGAATCGCCATGCCAGCAGGGATCTTCCGGGTGTGTCTGGTGGTGATTACGGCCATCGTCAACCACCCACTCCTCTTCCCCAAAGAGAATGCCACCGTTCCTGAGTACGCTGAGGACATCATCCAGAAGATGAAGGTGCATGAGGAGAACCTCCGGCTGGAGCAGCTGCGTTTGGAGCAAGAGATTGCCAGACAGGAGGCCACGCTGAAGACTTTGGAAAAGGCCACGGAGACGGAGGAACAGAACAACAAGGAACCCCTCCCCTGGGACTTGTGGAGCGCCATGTCCATGGTCATCTTCCTGCTGATCGAGCTCTGGAGGCAGGATTACCAAGATGGGAACTGGCAGGAGTCAGCCTGTGAGGAGGACGACATGGCCGTTCTCGGGAAAGCATTCAAGGGCGTGGCCCTCCCAGACAAAGCCGCGTTGGCCAACTTCTACGAGAGGTGTATCCTGGGTGCCACCGGTGACATGGCTAGGAAGCGAGAGTTGGTGGAAGGCTTTGCAGACGACTTGCTGGAGGCCCTGAGGAGCGTGTGTAACCGAGACGCCGACATGGAAGTGGAGGAGTCCATAGGGGTGGGGAGCATGTACGAAAACTGGAGGGTGCACAAGCCTTTGGTTTGCGACTTGATCGTCCCTTTCACACCCCCAGAGCCATACTGTTTCCGATCCCAGACCTGGTGCTCAAGGGAGTCAGTCCCACCGGACAAACAAGGCTACGGCACCATAAAAGTCTGCAGGGCAGATGAGGATGCAGCAGGTTGCATCTGTGGCAAGACTAAGCTGGGGGAAGACATGCTGTGCCTCCTCCATAGCCAAACCAACCAGACCACGCGCAGTGGTGAGATGGAGGATCTGCTGTGCTGCAAGAACACCCAGTATCTGGATGCTGACCAGGTCATGAAGTGGTTCCAGATTGCGATCACCAAGTCCTGGAACAAAATCTCCCACAAATATGAATTCGACCTCACCTTCAACCTCTTGGACTCACCGGGAGCCCTGAAGATAAAGTTCAGGTCTGGGAAGTCCATTGCCTTTCACCTTACCCCTGTGGTACAGTGTGAAGACTCGGATGCCTATTTCATCTCCCATTTCCCCCGCAGCAGCCTAATGGCTGATCCTGTCGCCAGTACTGACTGGTTTGTTACTTTTGCCGTGTACGAGAGGAGGTTCATCCACTCCATCTCCAAAAAGCTGCCTGCCAGTGCCTGCCACCTCAGCTGCCTTCAGATCCTCTCCTTCCTTCATGGAAAGCAGTGTAGCTTAACAGGTCCCAGCAGCCTCACCAACTACCACCTGAAGACGGTGATGCTGCATTTACTGCAGACCCGGCCCTATCAGGACTGGGCCTCTGAGAACCTGGAGGTCAGGCTGCAAGACATGCTGAAGTTCCTGGAGAAAAGCCTGCAGGAAAAGAAGCTCTGCCACTTCTTCATTGGAAACCGGAAGGTGCCCGAGGTGCTGAACTTCCCAGTGGTGTTCCAGAAGGCAGAGCCACTCAACCTTTTCCGTCCGTTTGTTCTGCACAGGGACGCTTACAGAAAGACAGTGGACACGTTTCATGAGATGCTGAAGAACGCATCCGCACTGATAAACGAGTACACCGTGCACATTCCCTCCGTGGGACATACAAACATGCTCCACAAAGAATCCCTTTAG
- the ITPRIP gene encoding inositol 1,4,5-trisphosphate receptor-interacting protein isoform X2, which yields MPAGIFRVCLVVITAIVNHPLLFPKENATVPEYAEDIIQKMKVHEENLRLEQLRLEQEIARQEATLKTLEKATETEEQNNKEPLPWDLWSAMSMVIFLLIELWRQDYQDGNWQESACEEDDMAVLGKAFKGVALPDKAALANFYERCILGATGDMARKRELVEGFADDLLEALRSVCNRDADMEVEESIGVGSMYENWRVHKPLVCDLIVPFTPPEPYCFRSQTWCSRESVPPDKQGYGTIKVCRADEDAAGCICGKTKLGEDMLCLLHSQTNQTTRSGEMEDLLCCKNTQYLDADQVMKWFQIAITKSWNKISHKYEFDLTFNLLDSPGALKIKFRSGKSIAFHLTPVVQCEDSDAYFISHFPRSSLMADPVASTDWFVTFAVYERRFIHSISKKLPASACHLSCLQILSFLHGKQCSLTGPSSLTNYHLKTVMLHLLQTRPYQDWASENLEVRLQDMLKFLEKSLQEKKLCHFFIGNRKVPEVLNFPVVFQKAEPLNLFRPFVLHRDAYRKTVDTFHEMLKNASALINEYTVHIPSVGHTNMLHKESL from the coding sequence ATGCCAGCAGGGATCTTCCGGGTGTGTCTGGTGGTGATTACGGCCATCGTCAACCACCCACTCCTCTTCCCCAAAGAGAATGCCACCGTTCCTGAGTACGCTGAGGACATCATCCAGAAGATGAAGGTGCATGAGGAGAACCTCCGGCTGGAGCAGCTGCGTTTGGAGCAAGAGATTGCCAGACAGGAGGCCACGCTGAAGACTTTGGAAAAGGCCACGGAGACGGAGGAACAGAACAACAAGGAACCCCTCCCCTGGGACTTGTGGAGCGCCATGTCCATGGTCATCTTCCTGCTGATCGAGCTCTGGAGGCAGGATTACCAAGATGGGAACTGGCAGGAGTCAGCCTGTGAGGAGGACGACATGGCCGTTCTCGGGAAAGCATTCAAGGGCGTGGCCCTCCCAGACAAAGCCGCGTTGGCCAACTTCTACGAGAGGTGTATCCTGGGTGCCACCGGTGACATGGCTAGGAAGCGAGAGTTGGTGGAAGGCTTTGCAGACGACTTGCTGGAGGCCCTGAGGAGCGTGTGTAACCGAGACGCCGACATGGAAGTGGAGGAGTCCATAGGGGTGGGGAGCATGTACGAAAACTGGAGGGTGCACAAGCCTTTGGTTTGCGACTTGATCGTCCCTTTCACACCCCCAGAGCCATACTGTTTCCGATCCCAGACCTGGTGCTCAAGGGAGTCAGTCCCACCGGACAAACAAGGCTACGGCACCATAAAAGTCTGCAGGGCAGATGAGGATGCAGCAGGTTGCATCTGTGGCAAGACTAAGCTGGGGGAAGACATGCTGTGCCTCCTCCATAGCCAAACCAACCAGACCACGCGCAGTGGTGAGATGGAGGATCTGCTGTGCTGCAAGAACACCCAGTATCTGGATGCTGACCAGGTCATGAAGTGGTTCCAGATTGCGATCACCAAGTCCTGGAACAAAATCTCCCACAAATATGAATTCGACCTCACCTTCAACCTCTTGGACTCACCGGGAGCCCTGAAGATAAAGTTCAGGTCTGGGAAGTCCATTGCCTTTCACCTTACCCCTGTGGTACAGTGTGAAGACTCGGATGCCTATTTCATCTCCCATTTCCCCCGCAGCAGCCTAATGGCTGATCCTGTCGCCAGTACTGACTGGTTTGTTACTTTTGCCGTGTACGAGAGGAGGTTCATCCACTCCATCTCCAAAAAGCTGCCTGCCAGTGCCTGCCACCTCAGCTGCCTTCAGATCCTCTCCTTCCTTCATGGAAAGCAGTGTAGCTTAACAGGTCCCAGCAGCCTCACCAACTACCACCTGAAGACGGTGATGCTGCATTTACTGCAGACCCGGCCCTATCAGGACTGGGCCTCTGAGAACCTGGAGGTCAGGCTGCAAGACATGCTGAAGTTCCTGGAGAAAAGCCTGCAGGAAAAGAAGCTCTGCCACTTCTTCATTGGAAACCGGAAGGTGCCCGAGGTGCTGAACTTCCCAGTGGTGTTCCAGAAGGCAGAGCCACTCAACCTTTTCCGTCCGTTTGTTCTGCACAGGGACGCTTACAGAAAGACAGTGGACACGTTTCATGAGATGCTGAAGAACGCATCCGCACTGATAAACGAGTACACCGTGCACATTCCCTCCGTGGGACATACAAACATGCTCCACAAAGAATCCCTTTAG